A stretch of Deltaproteobacteria bacterium DNA encodes these proteins:
- a CDS encoding PKD domain-containing protein yields the protein MKGRSKVFRPLALQLFLLFIMAGPSAMAVSQQLVVSSQMTNSVPRFDGTTGGFLDAYVRSGVGGLAAPIGVCYGPDRNLYVSSSGTNSVLRYDGFTGDFLGVFIAQGSGGLAGPWGLTFGPDGNLYVASYSTNQILRFHGTTGDYLGVFAAENISGPSDLVFGPDGNLYVLNRANGSVVRFNGTAGTAIGYFVPPGLAGTNSRSLRFGPTGDLFVASFSAPAAVLRFNGQTGAGMGIFASGNGLYFPTALTFGPDGNLYVTSSTNGSVLRFNGSSGAFINLFVAPGSGGMFFPAYLAFSPAPPNHVPVASAGGPYEGSVWQPIVFDGSNSSDPDGDPLTYSWNFGDGSPPEAGPNVSHVYAESGTYSAQLTVSDDRGAIGVATTDVVVSYSNRRPVAMVGGDLSVPERSLVTLDGSGSFDPDPPDVLTFIWTQAAGPAVSLDRLDPKRPTFTAPETGDSGALLTFQLQVFDGNLYSVPVYANVAVNNINRSPSAMTGPDQTAPEGSEVVLDATGSADPDGDPLTYTWQQLTGPEASFDLSNPVRPVITLPQVGREGAVLSFQLTVGDGQLSSSPAITTVSVTNVNQAPTADAGIDFEVPEGTNVTLDGSRSVDPDGDPLTYIWTQTAGPAVTLNLAHPALPTFTAPFASTAGETLSFLLVVGDESLSSAPAAVTVSVFNVNQPPVANAGAGQVVNEGDTVVLHGEASSDPDGETISYQWNQVGGTPVAIDLADPSRPSFTAPAVAAEGATLTFQLMVNDGELSSEAALANVTVKNVNKTPVVDAGTPQTVKEGSSVTLDGSGSYDPDGDMLTYEWVQTAGAAVLVDNPTAMQPSFTAPSVSYESTLIFLLTVSDGTLSASASVEVTAQNVNHPPVAHAGENRVVAGDTRVVLDGSRSTDPDGDLLNYSWQQVDGPRIILDLTDPAHPNFTAPDVSTETMLVFGLTVGDGAVWSEPAYVNITVTPAHHPPICSGAVPSKTLLWPPDHKLVRVAVTGVTDPERNPVRIEVMRTTQDEPNQGLGDGDTPVDAVASGNSILLRAERSGPGNGRVYSVEFRAFNIHGDSCTGSVTVCVPKSASEKFCIDDGQRYLSDR from the coding sequence ATGAAAGGTCGTTCGAAGGTTTTCCGGCCCCTGGCCCTCCAACTGTTCCTGCTTTTTATAATGGCGGGTCCGTCTGCCATGGCGGTATCCCAACAACTTGTCGTCAGCAGCCAGATGACGAACAGCGTTCCCCGGTTCGACGGAACGACGGGCGGATTTCTCGATGCGTACGTCCGGTCGGGTGTGGGTGGACTCGCCGCGCCCATCGGCGTGTGCTACGGGCCGGACCGCAACCTTTACGTTTCGAGTTCGGGGACGAACAGCGTGCTCCGTTACGATGGCTTTACCGGAGACTTCCTCGGCGTCTTCATTGCCCAGGGAAGCGGGGGTCTCGCCGGCCCTTGGGGACTGACGTTCGGACCGGATGGGAATTTATATGTCGCCAGTTATTCGACGAACCAGATCCTTCGGTTCCACGGGACGACCGGGGATTATTTGGGTGTGTTCGCGGCCGAAAATATATCAGGGCCGTCGGACCTTGTATTTGGCCCGGATGGAAATCTCTACGTTCTGAACAGAGCGAACGGGTCGGTCGTGAGATTCAACGGGACGGCGGGAACTGCGATCGGCTATTTCGTCCCTCCGGGGCTTGCGGGAACCAACTCGCGTAGTTTGCGGTTCGGTCCGACCGGAGATTTGTTTGTTGCAAGCTTTTCTGCCCCGGCAGCGGTTTTGCGGTTCAACGGCCAGACCGGGGCCGGTATGGGGATATTCGCTTCCGGCAACGGGCTTTATTTCCCGACCGCTTTGACTTTCGGACCCGACGGCAACCTCTACGTAACCAGTTCGACGAACGGGAGTGTGCTCCGGTTCAACGGTTCATCCGGCGCGTTCATTAATCTATTCGTGGCCCCCGGTTCGGGCGGAATGTTCTTCCCCGCGTATCTCGCATTCTCCCCGGCGCCTCCAAACCACGTGCCCGTCGCATCCGCGGGAGGTCCTTACGAAGGGAGCGTCTGGCAGCCCATCGTCTTTGACGGCTCGAACTCCTCGGATCCCGATGGAGATCCCCTGACCTACTCCTGGAACTTCGGGGATGGCTCTCCGCCGGAAGCGGGGCCGAATGTTTCCCACGTCTATGCGGAAAGCGGCACCTACTCGGCGCAGCTCACGGTCTCGGACGACAGGGGAGCGATCGGCGTTGCGACGACCGACGTAGTGGTCTCGTACTCCAACCGCCGGCCAGTCGCGATGGTCGGAGGTGATCTGTCGGTTCCCGAGCGGAGCCTGGTCACTCTTGACGGGTCCGGAAGCTTCGATCCCGATCCCCCCGATGTCCTGACCTTCATCTGGACCCAGGCGGCAGGTCCGGCCGTGTCGCTCGATCGTCTCGATCCGAAGCGCCCGACATTCACTGCCCCGGAGACCGGCGATTCCGGCGCGCTGTTGACTTTCCAGTTGCAGGTCTTCGACGGCAACCTCTACAGCGTCCCGGTTTACGCAAACGTGGCCGTCAACAATATCAACCGGTCCCCTTCCGCCATGACGGGCCCGGACCAGACGGCACCCGAAGGGAGCGAGGTCGTTCTCGACGCAACCGGAAGCGCCGATCCCGACGGCGATCCTCTCACGTACACGTGGCAACAGCTCACAGGCCCCGAAGCATCCTTCGATCTCTCCAATCCGGTCCGCCCCGTAATCACGCTCCCCCAGGTGGGGAGAGAAGGCGCCGTGCTCTCATTCCAGTTGACGGTCGGCGACGGGCAGTTGAGCAGCTCGCCCGCCATTACGACCGTGAGCGTCACCAACGTGAATCAGGCCCCGACGGCCGATGCCGGCATCGACTTTGAGGTGCCGGAAGGGACCAACGTTACTCTGGACGGTTCCCGCAGCGTCGATCCCGACGGCGATCCCCTGACCTACATCTGGACCCAGACGGCGGGGCCGGCGGTTACCCTCAATCTCGCCCATCCGGCTCTTCCGACCTTCACGGCACCGTTCGCGTCCACGGCCGGGGAGACGCTCTCCTTCCTGCTCGTGGTCGGAGACGAGAGCCTGTCCAGCGCCCCGGCCGCCGTCACCGTGTCCGTTTTCAACGTCAACCAGCCTCCAGTTGCCAATGCGGGCGCCGGACAGGTCGTGAACGAGGGAGACACGGTCGTCCTGCACGGAGAGGCCAGCTCGGACCCGGACGGGGAGACGATATCCTACCAATGGAACCAGGTCGGAGGAACGCCCGTGGCGATCGACCTGGCCGATCCCTCCCGCCCGTCGTTTACCGCTCCCGCCGTGGCCGCCGAAGGCGCCACTCTAACCTTCCAGCTCATGGTCAACGACGGCGAGCTTTCAAGCGAGGCCGCCCTCGCCAACGTTACCGTGAAGAATGTCAACAAGACCCCCGTCGTCGACGCGGGGACGCCCCAAACGGTAAAGGAAGGGAGTTCCGTGACCCTGGACGGATCGGGGAGCTACGATCCCGATGGGGACATGTTGACCTATGAATGGGTGCAGACGGCCGGCGCAGCCGTACTGGTCGACAACCCCACCGCGATGCAGCCTTCGTTCACCGCCCCCTCGGTTTCATACGAATCGACGTTGATCTTCCTCCTGACGGTGTCCGACGGAACGCTCTCCGCATCGGCTTCCGTGGAGGTCACCGCCCAGAACGTGAACCACCCGCCGGTGGCGCATGCGGGCGAGAACCGGGTTGTGGCGGGGGACACGCGGGTCGTCCTCGACGGCTCGAGGAGCACCGATCCGGACGGCGATTTGCTGAACTACTCCTGGCAGCAAGTGGACGGCCCCCGGATCATTCTGGACCTTACGGATCCGGCCCATCCCAATTTCACGGCCCCGGATGTTTCCACCGAAACGATGCTGGTCTTTGGGCTCACGGTCGGCGACGGAGCCGTCTGGAGCGAACCCGCCTACGTCAACATCACGGTGACTCCGGCACATCATCCGCCGATCTGCTCCGGCGCCGTGCCCTCGAAGACGCTCCTGTGGCCGCCCGACCACAAGCTCGTGCGGGTGGCGGTGACAGGGGTGACGGATCCGGAAAGGAATCCCGTCCGGATAGAGGTGATGCGGACGACCCAGGATGAGCCGAACCAGGGACTGGGCGACGGGGACACTCCTGTGGATGCGGTGGCGAGCGGAAACTCCATCCTGCTGCGGGCCGAACGTTCCGGTCCGGGCAATGGGCGCGTCTACTCCGTGGAGTTCAGGGCCTTCAACATCCACGGCGACAGCTGCACGGGGAGCGTAACGGTCTGCGTGCCGAAGAGCGCATCCGAGAAATTCTGCATCGACGACGGCCAGAGGTATCTTTCGGACCGGTAG
- a CDS encoding superoxide dismutase codes for MAHDLPPLPYAFDALEPYVDAKTMEIHHDKHHAAYVNNLNKALEGHPDLQKLPVDELLAGIGKVPETVRTAVRNNGGGHLNHSLFWKIMKKGGGGEPSGELADAIRGAFGAFGDFRKAFTQAAVSRFGSGWAWLLIRGGKLVVESTANQDNPVLDGGKAFFGLDVWEHAYYLKYQNRRPDYIEAWWNTVDWAQVAENFAQAKK; via the coding sequence ATGGCGCACGATCTGCCGCCCCTCCCGTACGCTTTCGACGCGCTCGAGCCGTACGTGGACGCGAAAACGATGGAGATCCACCACGACAAGCACCATGCGGCGTACGTCAACAACCTCAACAAGGCTCTCGAAGGCCATCCCGACCTTCAAAAACTTCCGGTCGACGAACTGCTCGCGGGGATCGGCAAGGTGCCGGAGACGGTCCGCACCGCCGTGCGCAACAACGGCGGCGGCCACCTGAATCATTCCCTGTTCTGGAAGATCATGAAGAAGGGCGGCGGCGGCGAGCCGTCGGGGGAACTCGCCGACGCCATCCGTGGCGCGTTCGGCGCGTTCGGGGATTTCCGGAAAGCCTTCACCCAGGCCGCGGTGTCCCGGTTCGGGTCCGGCTGGGCGTGGCTTCTGATCCGCGGAGGAAAGCTGGTCGTCGAATCGACGGCGAACCAGGACAACCCCGTCCTGGACGGGGGCAAGGCGTTCTTCGGACTCGACGTCTGGGAGCACGCATACTACCTGAAGTACCAGAACCGGCGCCCGGACTACATCGAGGCCTGGTGGAACACCGTCGACTGGGCGCAGGTCGCGGAGAACTTCGCGCAGGCAAAAAAGTAG
- a CDS encoding DMT family transporter gives MTTDDRAWKKDALDRTAVLVLVALCASWGLQQVTIKVANQGVSPIWQSGIRSVGATILLLLWMAVRREPLLEKDGTLWYGIAAGILFAGEFILIFRGLEYTNASRSGIFLYLAPFIVAIGAHRFIPGERLRMVQVAGLCSAFAGILAVFHESLTLPTARILIGDGMLAGAALLWGATTILIKATPLAKISPGKTLLYQLAVSAVLLPIFSFAIGEPGIVRLTPVIVGCLVYQTVWIAFATYLAWFWLVRHYPASRLMSFTFLTPLFAVIAGGTLLREPITGKLLVALVLVGMGIYLVNRPAVRS, from the coding sequence ATGACGACCGACGATCGGGCGTGGAAGAAGGATGCCCTGGACCGCACCGCCGTCCTGGTGCTCGTGGCCCTCTGCGCGAGCTGGGGCCTGCAGCAGGTGACGATCAAGGTCGCCAACCAGGGCGTCTCGCCGATATGGCAATCCGGGATCCGATCCGTCGGCGCCACCATCCTCCTCCTGCTCTGGATGGCGGTTCGCCGGGAGCCCCTGCTGGAGAAGGACGGAACGTTGTGGTACGGGATCGCGGCGGGGATCCTCTTCGCGGGGGAGTTCATCCTGATCTTCCGGGGCCTCGAGTACACGAACGCGTCGCGGTCCGGGATCTTCCTCTACCTCGCCCCGTTCATCGTGGCGATCGGGGCCCACCGGTTCATCCCCGGCGAGAGATTGCGGATGGTCCAGGTGGCGGGGCTGTGCAGCGCCTTCGCGGGCATCCTTGCGGTCTTCCACGAGTCGCTGACGCTCCCCACGGCGCGAATCCTGATCGGCGACGGCATGCTGGCCGGGGCCGCGCTGCTGTGGGGCGCCACCACGATCCTGATCAAGGCGACTCCGCTCGCGAAGATATCGCCGGGGAAAACCTTGCTGTACCAGCTGGCCGTCTCCGCCGTGCTCCTTCCGATATTCTCTTTTGCGATCGGCGAGCCGGGGATCGTTCGCCTGACTCCGGTGATCGTGGGCTGCCTGGTCTACCAGACGGTCTGGATCGCCTTCGCCACGTACCTGGCGTGGTTCTGGCTGGTCCGGCATTACCCCGCGTCGCGCCTGATGTCGTTTACCTTTCTCACGCCGCTGTTCGCGGTGATCGCCGGCGGAACGCTTCTTCGGGAGCCGATCACGGGCAAGCTCCTGGTCGCGCTCGTGCTGGTGGGGATGGGCATCTACCTGGTCAACCGACCCGCCGTGCGATCCTGA
- a CDS encoding DUF1428 domain-containing protein, whose amino-acid sequence MRYVDGFVIPVPKKNLASYARMARKARDIWREYGALDYKECSGDDLAVKFGIPFPRMLKLKPGETVVFSYIVYKSRAHRDRVNAKIMSDPRVKEMCDPKNMPFDMKRMGYGGFKVLVDF is encoded by the coding sequence ATGCGATACGTCGACGGTTTCGTGATTCCCGTGCCGAAGAAGAACCTGGCGTCCTACGCCCGCATGGCACGGAAGGCGAGGGATATCTGGCGCGAATACGGCGCACTCGACTACAAGGAATGCTCGGGGGACGACCTCGCCGTGAAGTTCGGGATACCGTTCCCCCGGATGCTGAAGCTCAAGCCCGGCGAGACGGTGGTGTTCTCGTACATCGTGTACAAGTCGCGCGCGCACCGGGACCGCGTGAACGCGAAGATCATGAGCGATCCCCGCGTCAAGGAGATGTGCGACCCGAAGAACATGCCCTTCGACATGAAGCGCATGGGGTACGGCGGATTCAAGGTGCTGGTGGATTTCTGA
- a CDS encoding peroxidase, with protein sequence MRPMFLPDVEHREPGGPYGRLIDGLRVAGRPVPQIMHLFAYKPEQSDFLSRFTQSVMRGPSALPAGLRELIAAFTSRRNDCLF encoded by the coding sequence ATACGACCGATGTTTCTGCCCGATGTGGAGCACAGGGAGCCCGGCGGGCCGTACGGCCGCCTGATCGACGGGTTGCGGGTCGCGGGCCGGCCGGTGCCGCAGATCATGCACCTGTTCGCGTACAAGCCGGAACAGAGCGATTTCCTGTCGCGGTTCACCCAAAGCGTGATGCGCGGGCCATCCGCGCTTCCCGCGGGACTCCGCGAATTGATCGCGGCCTTCACCTCCCGGCGCAACGACTGTCTTTTCTGA